The window GTGTAGAGGTAATATTCCTCAGACTTGTGCGGGACGGTCCCCGTATTGGTAAGCGTGATGGACAGGGCCAGCAGGTGCTCGTCAGACTTTTCGCCTTCGGTCAGTTTGTAGGCTTTGCGGATGGTGATGCCATCGGCAGACACGCCTTCGAAGGTCACGCCTTTGTCGCTCTTCTCGATGATCTTGTAGGGAACGATGTCGATCCCAGTGGCCTCACGACGCAGGGCACCGATGGGCTCCAGTGTCTTACGTCCCACTTCATTCAGGGTGATTTTGTCCCCGGCGGCCAGAACGGCCTTGGCCACACCGGCCCCTTTGCTGCTGAAGTGATAGGTCACGCTGCCGGAGACGAGCGTGTGCTTCTCCTCAGGCAGATTGGCCGTCGCGGCCGCCACGGCATCCGGCTTGGCGGCAGAAAGCGTGGGCGTGGTGGTGGCAGCGCCATCCGTGGAGGTGGTGGCCACGCCTGGCACCGCAGGCTGGGTCTCCGTGTTTTTGGGTTTGTTCGCTTCAGCCAGAGCCAACTGGGCCGCATAGGCCTGCTGGTTTTTGAAGGAGAACCATTGGTTCACACCGAGGCCAATGACACAGAGGGTAACGACGATCCAGGCTTTGCGATCCATGCTTGTAGAAAAAAGAGATGAGTGAAAAGAGACTAGAAAAGAGAGGACTCAGCGCCCGGCCTCATCGGCAGCGCTTGGCGCAGGATCTTCCTGCCCGTGCTGACCAGAGCACGAATTGCCAGTTTGTCCCTGACAGGAACGTCCGCCTTTTGTAACGGCAGGCGGCACGGGGTCATGGCCATGGCCACCCCAGGGATTGCAGCGAATGATGCGCACGGTCCCCAACCAGCTTCCTTTGAAAATGCCGTGTTTTTCCACGGCTTGCAGGAAGTATTCCGAACAGGTCGGCGTGAAGCGGCAGCCCGTGCCTGGGCCGCCGATGAAGTGTAAAACAGGGGAGATGACGCGCTGATAACCACGGATGAGGATGCGGACGAGCCATTTCATGGCGTGGGAGGCGCGGGTTTCAAGAACAGTCCCTGACGTTTGGCCAGGCGAACCCAGTCTTGCTCCATTTCGGCAAAAGGGGCATCTGCCGCCCGCCAGCGGGCAATCGTGACAAATTGCCACCCTGGGGCGATCTCCGCCCGG is drawn from Prosthecobacter algae and contains these coding sequences:
- the yidD gene encoding membrane protein insertion efficiency factor YidD translates to MKWLVRILIRGYQRVISPVLHFIGGPGTGCRFTPTCSEYFLQAVEKHGIFKGSWLGTVRIIRCNPWGGHGHDPVPPAVTKGGRSCQGQTGNSCSGQHGQEDPAPSAADEAGR